The following are encoded in a window of Candidatus Moraniibacteriota bacterium genomic DNA:
- the nusB gene encoding transcription antitermination factor NusB, whose translation MANRHLQRSLAMQSLFEWDFYALLGKNREMKSILSRNVEQFAPGVEDSDLAGRIVFGVIENISQIDVFISKCAPEWPVEKIAAVDRAILRLGIYELLFGNYEEVPPKVAINESIELAKTFGGDSSFRFVNGVLGTIYREMGEPMKDDDSQKNRERLEKKGIFTIKSEDPLQKEESE comes from the coding sequence ATGGCAAATCGCCATCTCCAACGATCCTTAGCAATGCAATCTCTCTTTGAATGGGATTTTTATGCTTTGCTAGGAAAGAATCGTGAAATGAAATCCATTTTGAGTCGAAATGTTGAACAATTCGCTCCTGGCGTAGAAGATTCAGATCTTGCAGGAAGAATTGTTTTTGGAGTTATTGAAAATATTTCTCAAATCGACGTATTTATATCTAAATGCGCACCTGAATGGCCAGTTGAAAAGATTGCGGCTGTTGATAGGGCGATTCTTCGTTTGGGTATTTATGAATTGCTATTTGGAAATTATGAAGAAGTTCCACCTAAAGTTGCTATAAATGAATCTATAGAATTAGCTAAGACATTTGGAGGGGATAGTTCATTTCGTTTTGTAAATGGCGTTTTGGGAACAATATATCGAGAAATGGGAGAGCCTATGAAAGACGATGATTCTCAAAAGAACAGAGAAAGACTTGAAAAAAAAGGTATCTTTACTATTAAATCGGAAGATCCTTTACAAAAAGAAGAGAGTGAATAA
- the rpmF gene encoding 50S ribosomal protein L32 — MSVPKRRHTSSRRDRRRSHNSVLKTPSVVPCKSCGSKTVPHRACVECGTYRGRQVISSKE, encoded by the coding sequence ATGTCAGTACCAAAAAGACGACACACGAGTTCAAGACGTGATAGAAGAAGAAGCCATAATAGCGTGCTTAAGACCCCTAGCGTTGTTCCCTGTAAGAGTTGTGGTTCTAAAACAGTTCCTCATCGAGCATGTGTTGAATGTGGAACTTATCGTGGACGACAAGTTATTTCTAGCAAAGAATAA
- the murJ gene encoding murein biosynthesis integral membrane protein MurJ, with amino-acid sequence MIHRIFFLDWFSHFSRPISTVAGAALILAIFGILSRILGLIRDRLLASTFGAGDVLDVYYASFRIPDFLYGILVLGALSAAFIPVFSKIYAKDDFEEAWKLTSDFLLLLVGAITFFALISFLCMPFFVYAVAPGFSGQKLEATIELTRIMLLSPIFLGASAVFGGVLISKRSFLAYAIAPILYNIGIIFGILFFSEKFGSSGLAWGVVMGSILHFFIQAISVVRSGYRFQCPYAFPWKNPKIKKILLLMFPQIFSIASSQIHFWIITLFASIMVSGSLAVFNFANNFQSIPLAIIGVSFAVAAFPKLSASVDEENMENFRHIFIGTARRILYFVIPASVFLILLRAELVRVVLGSGVFNWEDTTRTFQVLGLLSISLFAQSLLPLTIRAFYSLEDTKTPFFVALFSQCINIIGILLTWKIWGVYSLAIAFSFASIVQIFLLFFFLRRRVGSGWMDKKTGVSLNIFPMLLAVFVSGVCVQIMKLFWGSITDLNTFWEVFGRLFFAGSIGVIAYIIMSHWLRIEEFCDFRKKVYSRLFGKAKTLALVREEGDLREM; translated from the coding sequence ATGATTCATAGAATTTTTTTCTTAGATTGGTTTTCTCATTTTTCTCGGCCGATATCTACAGTAGCCGGAGCTGCTTTGATTTTGGCTATATTCGGAATATTAAGTCGAATTCTTGGGCTTATCCGAGATAGATTATTAGCTTCTACTTTTGGAGCTGGAGACGTTCTTGATGTTTATTATGCATCATTTCGAATCCCAGATTTTCTTTACGGAATACTTGTTTTAGGTGCTTTAAGTGCTGCTTTTATACCTGTCTTTTCGAAAATTTATGCAAAAGATGATTTTGAAGAAGCATGGAAATTAACATCCGATTTTCTTTTGCTTTTGGTTGGGGCTATAACTTTTTTTGCTTTAATTTCTTTTCTTTGCATGCCTTTTTTCGTTTATGCGGTAGCTCCTGGTTTTTCGGGGCAAAAATTGGAAGCAACGATAGAACTGACAAGAATAATGCTCCTTAGCCCAATATTTTTGGGTGCGAGTGCTGTTTTTGGGGGTGTGCTCATTTCTAAGAGATCATTTCTTGCTTATGCGATAGCACCAATTTTGTATAATATTGGAATTATTTTTGGTATTCTGTTTTTTTCTGAAAAATTTGGGTCTTCTGGTCTTGCTTGGGGTGTTGTAATGGGATCGATACTTCATTTTTTTATACAGGCAATATCCGTTGTTCGAAGTGGCTATCGTTTTCAATGTCCTTATGCATTTCCATGGAAAAATCCAAAAATAAAAAAGATATTACTTCTTATGTTTCCTCAAATTTTTTCGATTGCATCTTCACAAATACATTTTTGGATAATTACTTTATTTGCTTCAATAATGGTATCGGGATCTCTTGCTGTATTTAATTTTGCTAATAATTTTCAAAGTATTCCTTTAGCTATTATTGGAGTATCTTTTGCTGTTGCTGCATTTCCAAAATTAAGTGCATCTGTTGATGAAGAAAATATGGAAAATTTTCGACATATTTTCATAGGAACTGCACGTCGAATATTATATTTTGTTATTCCTGCTTCTGTTTTCCTTATTTTACTTCGAGCAGAATTAGTTCGAGTTGTTCTTGGTTCCGGAGTTTTTAATTGGGAAGATACAACAAGAACATTTCAAGTTTTAGGCCTTCTTTCTATAAGTTTATTCGCACAAAGCCTTCTTCCTCTTACTATACGCGCTTTTTATTCTCTAGAGGACACAAAAACGCCTTTCTTTGTTGCTCTTTTTTCGCAATGTATAAATATCATAGGCATTCTTTTAACATGGAAAATATGGGGTGTTTATTCTTTGGCCATTGCTTTTTCATTTGCGAGTATCGTTCAAATCTTTCTCCTCTTTTTCTTTTTAAGAAGGCGTGTGGGGAGTGGCTGGATGGATAAAAAAACTGGCGTATCTTTAAATATATTTCCTATGCTTTTAGCAGTTTTTGTTTCGGGAGTATGTGTTCAGATTATGAAATTGTTTTGGGGAAGTATCACTGACCTTAATACTTTTTGGGAAGTTTTTGGACGTCTTTTTTTTGCTGGTTCAATTGGGGTTATAGCATATATAATAATGAGTCATTGGCTTCGTATTGAAGAATTTTGTGATTTTCGAAAAAAGGTTTATTCTCGTCTTTTCGGTAAGGCAAAGACATTAGCGCTTGTTCGAGAAGAGGGAGACTTACGTGAAATGTAA
- a CDS encoding DUF4012 domain-containing protein: MEKKKKIVNIDSMGPKKTQKRGFFYSQNDISLKKELVSNEKEIIKLEKTKVINREIIISKENKEEENKKKIIFKGIRVGADTDIEKLFQIKEQKVEENRVISKKALEKNEHKIKIVHNLKKEEKTIKNKVFYSEEKDSIFSHERKEVSLLKKKKILEKNIFSSEEIKIQKPEFESINKEWALKKGENSLKSRSSKPSLGLRETGYFFGGIPVPPPKELKKVSLFSQVIQSKELKKEDKTTLPWKAPSISLPKPEKRSLFSLFKKTEKEHKKELATFPIKKITPELSLKEKKKESIFLGFFNARKYFLNKSSIQSFYKNKNKRIKKRENFSFLSIKPFALSSAVVFIFVFSGIFLFRGLALEQYVLGVSTEGLDDAMFAVEKMKELDFLSSENYFNDAGKQFENLSTQFNDWAGILGGSYLSIPFISKISSGKSALEIAMNLSYAGKSMSASARLLLETGDAITSKNPEDTTFIVFLEEFSKNIAEARLYLVEAQKQTENIQIDHLPEEKRELFLLLKSSLPEIISLTDHYVENMEAFSDMVGANGPRKYLFLFQNTHEVRATGGFIGSYGFLDVEKGHIRKFFVDDVFNPDGQLRVDTIPPEPIRKISAGWSLHDSNWFPHFPLSAEKAMYFYEKGGGPTVDGVIAITPKVLERLLQISGPIDIPEYEVTIDAENFMDLIQYEVEEGYDPKENRPKKILGELSSLLIEKLFLNVREEGVSAILSLMIHSLSEKHILLYSRNEKIQTLYESSGWSGDILETDYDYLNIIHSNINGFKTDKVIEEDVRHESKIMEDGSIQNTVSIHRKHNGGDTEYQWYNGVNADYLRVYVPKGSQLISVTGHTREAIRNPLDYKTLGFTSDETVSHIESTMIRDDSGTQIFEESGKTVFGNWVYVSPKEEVTVTYTYILPFRVQEKSSQKIKSFSLLAQKQSGNMGRKYSYTLQYPEKWDILYRNKNIEESKEGELIGKTFDWDTDMFFGAVFE, translated from the coding sequence GTGGAAAAGAAAAAGAAAATAGTGAATATCGATAGCATGGGCCCTAAAAAAACTCAAAAGAGGGGTTTTTTCTATTCTCAAAATGATATTTCCTTGAAAAAAGAATTGGTCTCAAATGAAAAAGAAATAATAAAATTGGAAAAAACGAAAGTTATAAATCGCGAGATAATTATTTCTAAAGAAAATAAGGAAGAGGAAAATAAGAAAAAAATTATTTTTAAAGGTATTCGAGTTGGAGCGGATACTGATATAGAGAAATTATTTCAGATTAAAGAGCAAAAAGTAGAGGAGAATAGAGTGATTTCAAAGAAGGCTCTTGAAAAAAATGAACACAAAATTAAGATTGTTCATAATCTTAAAAAAGAAGAAAAAACTATAAAGAATAAAGTGTTTTATAGTGAAGAAAAAGATAGCATCTTTTCTCATGAAAGAAAAGAAGTATCGTTGTTGAAAAAAAAGAAGATTCTTGAAAAAAATATTTTTTCTTCAGAAGAAATAAAAATTCAAAAACCCGAATTTGAGAGTATAAATAAAGAATGGGCTTTGAAGAAAGGGGAAAATTCTTTGAAAAGTAGATCCTCGAAGCCTTCTCTGGGCTTAAGAGAAACAGGATATTTTTTTGGAGGAATTCCTGTTCCACCTCCCAAAGAATTAAAAAAGGTATCCCTTTTCTCACAAGTAATCCAATCGAAGGAGCTAAAAAAAGAAGATAAAACAACACTTCCATGGAAAGCGCCCTCAATCTCTTTACCTAAACCAGAGAAACGTTCACTTTTCTCACTTTTCAAGAAAACCGAGAAAGAACACAAGAAAGAACTTGCAACATTTCCTATTAAAAAAATAACCCCAGAACTTTCCCTTAAAGAAAAGAAGAAAGAGAGTATATTTTTAGGTTTTTTTAATGCAAGAAAGTATTTTTTGAATAAATCCTCAATACAATCTTTTTATAAAAATAAGAATAAGAGAATAAAAAAAAGAGAAAATTTTTCTTTCTTAAGTATAAAACCTTTTGCACTTTCTTCAGCGGTTGTATTTATTTTTGTATTTTCAGGCATTTTTCTTTTCAGAGGACTCGCTTTAGAGCAGTATGTTTTGGGAGTGAGTACAGAAGGTTTGGACGATGCTATGTTTGCTGTGGAAAAAATGAAAGAACTCGATTTCCTTTCATCCGAAAATTATTTTAATGATGCGGGGAAACAATTTGAAAATCTTTCTACTCAATTTAATGATTGGGCTGGTATTCTTGGGGGATCTTATTTGTCTATACCTTTTATTTCAAAAATATCTTCGGGAAAAAGTGCCTTGGAAATTGCAATGAATTTGTCTTACGCAGGAAAAAGTATGAGCGCTTCGGCGAGACTTTTGTTGGAAACAGGAGATGCTATTACATCAAAAAATCCAGAAGACACAACATTTATTGTTTTTTTGGAAGAATTTTCAAAAAATATTGCAGAGGCGCGTTTATATCTTGTTGAAGCTCAAAAACAGACTGAGAATATACAGATAGATCATTTACCAGAGGAAAAGCGAGAATTATTTCTTCTTCTCAAATCATCTCTTCCTGAGATTATTTCTTTAACAGATCATTATGTTGAGAATATGGAAGCATTTTCTGATATGGTAGGGGCTAATGGTCCTAGAAAATATCTCTTTCTTTTTCAGAATACTCATGAAGTGAGAGCTACTGGTGGTTTTATAGGAAGTTACGGTTTTCTTGATGTTGAAAAGGGACATATCCGAAAGTTTTTTGTGGACGATGTTTTTAATCCTGATGGTCAGCTTCGAGTAGATACCATCCCTCCTGAACCTATAAGAAAAATTAGCGCTGGATGGAGTCTTCATGATAGCAATTGGTTCCCACATTTTCCTCTTTCAGCAGAAAAAGCAATGTATTTCTATGAAAAAGGAGGGGGACCAACCGTGGATGGTGTTATTGCTATTACGCCAAAAGTATTAGAGCGATTATTGCAAATTTCAGGCCCTATCGATATTCCAGAATATGAGGTGACTATTGATGCTGAAAATTTTATGGACCTTATTCAATATGAAGTTGAAGAAGGTTATGATCCAAAAGAAAATCGTCCAAAAAAAATCCTTGGTGAGCTTTCTTCACTTCTTATAGAAAAATTATTCTTGAATGTACGTGAAGAGGGGGTTTCTGCTATACTTTCCTTAATGATTCATTCTTTGAGTGAAAAACATATTCTTTTGTATTCACGAAACGAAAAGATCCAAACTCTTTATGAATCTTCCGGTTGGTCTGGCGATATTTTAGAAACGGATTATGATTATTTAAATATTATTCATTCAAATATTAATGGCTTTAAAACAGATAAGGTTATAGAAGAAGATGTTCGACATGAATCGAAGATTATGGAAGATGGATCTATTCAAAACACGGTATCCATACATCGAAAACATAATGGAGGAGATACGGAGTATCAATGGTATAATGGTGTTAACGCTGATTATCTCCGTGTATACGTACCAAAAGGATCTCAATTAATTTCTGTTACGGGACATACTCGAGAAGCAATCCGAAATCCACTTGATTATAAAACGCTAGGCTTTACTTCAGATGAAACCGTTTCTCACATTGAATCTACTATGATACGGGATGATTCAGGGACTCAAATTTTTGAAGAATCTGGAAAGACTGTTTTTGGAAATTGGGTTTACGTGAGTCCAAAAGAAGAAGTAACTGTTACGTATACGTATATTTTACCTTTCCGAGTTCAAGAAAAAAGTTCTCAGAAGATTAAATCTTTTTCTTTACTTGCACAAAAACAATCGGGAAATATGGGAAGAAAATACTCCTATACTTTGCAATATCCAGAAAAATGGGATATTTTATATAGAAATAAAAATATCGAAGAATCAAAAGAAGGGGAACTTATAGGAAAAACCTTTGATTGGGATACGGATATGTTTTTTGGAGCTGTTTTTGAATAA
- a CDS encoding glycosyltransferase family 4 protein produces MRIGIDARFYGKLGKGLGRYTQQLIHYLELEDRENEYFIFLRSQNFSEYIPKNDRFHKILADIPWYGFREQFLMPKILRRYKLDLVHFLHFNVPIFYRRTFVVTIHDLILLRHSTHQKNSTLFFFFYIFKFYAYKYILRTSLKRASHILTVSEFSKKDIISHYPFLPKEKITVAYQPFFSLIKRDLKNSSDYSDILKKCGILKPYLLYVGNAYPHKNLSNLIEAFLSIKRDDICLVLVGKIDIFYKRLQEFFSEAMEEKIIIFVGEVSDDILDVLYREAKAFTFVSLYEGCGLPPLEAMARGIPVISSRISAMPEIQGRASLYCDVKDQNSLGRAMRMVLDNEDVRNRCIRRGYEQVKKYKWRSFIHIIHRVYTQTSKE; encoded by the coding sequence ATGCGAATAGGTATTGATGCGAGATTCTATGGAAAACTTGGAAAAGGTCTTGGTCGATACACACAACAACTTATTCATTATCTGGAATTAGAGGACAGAGAGAATGAATATTTTATTTTCTTGCGTAGTCAAAATTTTTCTGAATATATACCAAAAAATGATCGATTTCATAAAATTCTTGCCGATATTCCGTGGTATGGATTTCGAGAGCAATTTTTAATGCCGAAAATACTTCGAAGATATAAACTTGATCTGGTTCATTTTTTACATTTTAATGTTCCTATTTTTTATCGAAGAACTTTTGTGGTTACAATTCATGATCTTATTCTTCTTCGACACAGCACTCATCAAAAAAATTCAACATTATTTTTCTTTTTTTATATATTTAAATTTTATGCATATAAATATATTTTACGTACTTCCTTAAAAAGAGCTTCTCATATATTAACGGTGTCGGAATTTTCAAAGAAAGATATTATTTCTCATTATCCGTTTCTTCCAAAAGAAAAAATTACTGTAGCGTATCAACCCTTTTTTTCTCTTATAAAGAGAGATTTAAAAAATTCATCAGACTATTCAGATATATTGAAAAAATGTGGTATACTAAAACCGTATCTTCTTTATGTAGGAAATGCTTACCCACATAAGAATCTTTCGAATCTTATAGAGGCATTTCTTTCAATAAAAAGAGATGATATTTGTCTTGTTCTTGTGGGAAAAATAGATATTTTTTATAAACGTCTTCAGGAATTTTTTTCTGAAGCTATGGAAGAAAAAATTATTATATTTGTGGGGGAAGTAAGTGATGATATTTTAGATGTTCTTTATAGGGAGGCAAAAGCATTTACGTTTGTTTCTCTTTATGAAGGATGTGGCCTTCCTCCTTTGGAAGCAATGGCAAGAGGAATTCCTGTGATAAGTTCTCGAATAAGTGCTATGCCGGAAATTCAAGGAAGAGCATCTTTGTATTGTGATGTTAAGGATCAGAATTCTCTAGGGCGGGCAATGAGAATGGTTTTAGATAATGAAGATGTTCGAAATCGATGTATTCGTAGGGGATATGAGCAGGTGAAAAAGTATAAATGGAGGAGTTTCATTCATATAATTCATCGGGTGTACACACAAACATCGAAAGAGTAG
- a CDS encoding S41 family peptidase: MENHTQETMQTSPKNKERFLFLRYFLFWVILFISFFGVYRYGYTQGKEGGLGTSLSSFAFGDNSSCNPSNFDADFSLFWKSWDILKEKFVDTKKINNQEIIYGAIEGMFHATGDPYTTFFDPEENKEFDQSISGEFEGIGAELEKKNELLTVVAPLKESPADRAGLRSGDIIIAVNKEDITDMGLVESVSKIRGVKGTEVVLTIIREGASKTIDVSIVRETIKVESVVLEMRDDVALIEIRQFGEKTLQEFRVAVGNARMANMKSLVIDLRNNPGGYLSTAVEIASMMINPGSIVVIEEDGSGKRNELRSTKTTETEYLSKMPMVILINRGSASASEILAGALKHHREDVTLIGEKSFGKGSVQELVPLPQKTAAKITIAKWLTPSGEHIDKEGISPEIEVLMTEEDYQKDRDPQLDKAIETLLPKKN; this comes from the coding sequence GTGGAAAATCATACCCAAGAAACAATGCAAACCTCCCCAAAGAATAAAGAAAGATTTCTTTTTTTACGATATTTTTTATTTTGGGTTATTCTTTTTATTTCATTTTTCGGTGTATATCGTTATGGATATACACAAGGAAAAGAAGGTGGTTTAGGAACATCTTTATCTTCTTTTGCTTTTGGAGATAATTCTTCCTGTAACCCTTCGAATTTTGACGCAGATTTTTCTTTATTTTGGAAATCATGGGATATTCTCAAGGAAAAATTTGTGGATACTAAAAAAATAAATAATCAAGAGATAATTTATGGTGCTATAGAAGGAATGTTCCATGCTACAGGAGATCCTTATACAACTTTTTTCGATCCTGAAGAAAATAAAGAATTTGATCAAAGTATATCAGGAGAGTTTGAAGGAATTGGTGCTGAATTAGAAAAAAAGAATGAATTATTGACCGTAGTGGCCCCGCTAAAAGAGTCTCCAGCTGATCGCGCGGGACTTCGATCGGGAGATATTATTATTGCTGTAAATAAAGAAGATATCACAGATATGGGCCTTGTGGAGTCCGTATCGAAGATACGAGGAGTAAAAGGAACGGAAGTCGTTTTGACTATTATTCGAGAAGGAGCGTCAAAAACGATTGATGTGAGTATAGTTCGTGAAACTATAAAAGTAGAGAGTGTTGTTCTGGAAATGCGTGATGATGTAGCATTAATTGAAATTCGACAGTTTGGAGAAAAAACACTTCAAGAATTTCGTGTTGCTGTAGGGAATGCTCGAATGGCAAATATGAAATCATTAGTTATTGATCTTCGTAATAATCCAGGAGGATATCTTTCTACAGCGGTTGAAATAGCAAGTATGATGATCAATCCTGGATCAATTGTTGTTATTGAAGAAGACGGAAGTGGAAAAAGAAATGAATTACGTTCAACAAAAACAACGGAGACAGAATATCTTTCTAAAATGCCAATGGTTATTCTTATTAATAGAGGGAGTGCGAGTGCTTCAGAAATTTTAGCAGGAGCTTTGAAACATCATAGAGAAGACGTTACCTTAATAGGAGAGAAAAGTTTTGGAAAAGGTTCCGTGCAAGAACTTGTTCCTTTGCCTCAAAAAACAGCTGCAAAAATAACAATAGCTAAATGGCTAACCCCTTCAGGTGAACATATAGATAAAGAAGGGATTTCACCTGAAATAGAAGTCCTCATGACAGAAGAGGATTATCAAAAAGATCGTGATCCACAACTGGACAAAGCTATTGAAACACTTCTTCCCAAGAAAAATTGA
- a CDS encoding glycosyltransferase family 2 protein has product MKYTVAINSYKNAQMLSRCVRNAMSATKGLEAEIIVADSETEEDTEMMMREDFPNIHFFPHKKNVGMGALANCGLKHARGDYIFFINYDSIIDQEALINLGMYLDKNPDVGLVAPKVLNFDGSVQNTRFRFYSPITVLYRRTFLGKLAFAKKHLEQFTMKEFGNDEISEPDWIMGSAMMVRRREVKKIGGFDSRFFMYFEDTDLCRRYWEIGKKVIYFPKARIYHFHGKGSANGGLIRSLLWNKLTWIHIDSALKYFWKYRGKSYPRNNANLPKE; this is encoded by the coding sequence ATGAAATATACTGTTGCTATCAATAGTTATAAGAATGCCCAGATGCTTTCTCGGTGTGTTCGAAATGCGATGTCTGCAACGAAAGGTCTTGAGGCGGAAATTATTGTGGCTGATTCTGAAACTGAAGAAGATACGGAAATGATGATGCGGGAAGATTTTCCAAATATTCACTTTTTCCCTCATAAAAAAAATGTTGGAATGGGAGCTCTTGCTAATTGTGGACTTAAACACGCTCGAGGAGACTACATTTTTTTTATTAACTATGATTCTATTATAGATCAGGAGGCTCTTATAAATCTCGGTATGTATTTAGATAAGAATCCGGATGTTGGATTGGTTGCACCAAAGGTTTTAAATTTTGATGGATCTGTTCAAAATACGCGATTTCGTTTTTATAGTCCCATAACGGTTCTTTATCGACGAACTTTTTTGGGAAAGCTTGCTTTCGCCAAAAAACATTTAGAACAATTTACAATGAAAGAATTCGGAAATGATGAAATTTCTGAACCTGATTGGATAATGGGATCTGCAATGATGGTTCGACGTAGGGAAGTGAAAAAAATAGGAGGTTTTGATTCTCGATTTTTTATGTATTTTGAAGATACTGATTTGTGTAGAAGATACTGGGAGATTGGAAAAAAAGTTATTTATTTCCCTAAAGCAAGAATTTATCATTTTCACGGAAAGGGAAGTGCAAATGGGGGGTTGATTCGATCGCTTTTATGGAATAAACTAACATGGATACATATAGATAGTGCGTTAAAATATTTTTGGAAATACCGTGGAAAATCATACCCAAGAAACAATGCAAACCTCCCCAAAGAATAA
- a CDS encoding LCP family protein: MILTRTKKLQNNTDQKKEKFSKKKKIIISVIAVFFLLLLVIFFWFGKTIIKIAPNAGVMNSLFRSLPGVSDELKSTEEGRTNIVLLGMRGLGVEGGGLLSDTIMIVSINKTGSVSLVSIPRDLQVAVPETTNRVKINAIHTLGEEKGEGEGLQYMKTVLSDILGQEIHYAIRIDFKAFEELIDALGGIEIVLENEFIEPLQFHEERVCDANVFTVPSGNYQEKISKKTGKISARYPLCYNAEEECGGIFRVPAGKNTLNGEQALCYVRSRVTSSDFDRARRQQEVIKLLKEKAFSLGLVTDIDKVNAILDALGNNLRTDLQLWEMKKFFEFVQSFQDKQDIPQKVLENSEEGLLYAPENTGDAGYILLPRGDSYDRIREMFQSFLPKEDGAVDKEKSSQK; this comes from the coding sequence ATGATTTTAACAAGAACAAAGAAATTGCAAAATAATACCGATCAAAAGAAAGAAAAATTTTCTAAGAAAAAGAAAATAATCATTAGTGTAATAGCTGTATTTTTTCTTCTTTTGTTGGTGATCTTTTTTTGGTTTGGAAAAACAATTATAAAAATAGCTCCTAATGCTGGAGTTATGAATAGTCTCTTTCGATCATTGCCTGGCGTTTCTGATGAGCTTAAATCTACCGAAGAAGGTCGAACAAATATTGTCCTTCTTGGTATGCGTGGTTTGGGAGTTGAGGGGGGTGGACTTCTTTCGGATACTATAATGATAGTAAGTATCAATAAAACAGGGTCAGTTTCTTTGGTGAGTATACCTCGAGATCTTCAGGTGGCTGTTCCTGAAACAACGAATAGAGTAAAAATAAATGCTATACATACATTAGGAGAAGAGAAAGGTGAAGGAGAAGGTTTGCAATATATGAAAACTGTCCTTTCTGATATTCTTGGTCAAGAAATACATTATGCTATTCGTATTGATTTTAAAGCTTTTGAAGAACTTATCGATGCTCTTGGTGGTATAGAAATTGTTTTAGAAAATGAATTTATTGAACCATTACAGTTTCATGAAGAACGTGTTTGTGATGCAAATGTCTTCACTGTTCCTTCTGGGAATTATCAAGAAAAAATAAGTAAAAAAACTGGAAAAATAAGTGCTAGGTATCCTTTGTGTTATAACGCAGAAGAGGAATGCGGAGGTATTTTTAGAGTTCCAGCAGGAAAGAATACTTTAAATGGAGAGCAGGCTTTATGCTATGTTCGTTCACGAGTTACTTCTAGCGATTTCGATCGAGCAAGACGCCAACAAGAAGTTATTAAGCTATTAAAAGAGAAAGCTTTTTCTTTGGGCCTGGTTACTGATATAGATAAAGTAAATGCAATACTCGATGCTCTTGGAAATAATCTTAGAACGGATCTTCAATTGTGGGAAATGAAGAAGTTTTTTGAGTTCGTTCAATCTTTTCAAGATAAACAAGATATACCTCAAAAAGTTTTAGAAAATTCTGAAGAAGGTCTTCTTTATGCTCCTGAAAATACAGGAGACGCTGGATATATTCTTCTTCCTCGAGGGGACTCCTATGACCGTATTCGTGAAATGTTTCAATCATTTCTTCCTAAAGAAGATGGCGCTGTAGATAAAGAAAAAAGTTCTCAAAAATAA